The DNA window CTTCCACTCCGGCCTTCATCATGGCGGCCATCTGCCGCGCCAACTCCACCATGTGCGCCTTGTCGAGGCATTTGCTGCCCGAGGTCAACACGCTGGTGCCCAATTTAACCACTACCCTGCGATAACCACTTTGCATCGAATTTATCTTTTCCCAGGAGCCCTTTTCGAATATTGCACGTCCAGGGCTGATTTTTGCCGAACTTTCCTTATACCCAATCCAGTCGGGGATTAACATAGCCGCGGCGGGCTCTCATCGATTAATTCAATATCATTTGGTTATTCCATAAAAAAAGGCCACTTAATGTGGCCTTTTTCAATACCTGAGCCTTGGCTTAGCCGTAGATAAACTTCGCCAGGAACAGTGCCGCCAGCACCAGGATGCCGGCGTTGAGGTCACGGAAGCGACCACACATCAGCTTGATGGCAGCATAGGAAATAAAGCCGAAGGCAATGCCAGTGGCGATGGAGAAGGTCAGCGGCATCAGCAAACAGACCACCACCACGGGTGCGGTTTCGGTCAGGTCTTCCCATTCCACATGCACCAAGCCTGACATCATCAGGATTGCCACATAAAACAAGGTTCCTGCGGTGGCATAGGCCGGGATCATGCCCGCCAGCGGCGAGATAAACAGTGACAGCAGGAACAGAATGCCCACCACCACAGCGGTCAAACCGGTGCGGCCGCCGGCGCTGACGCCCGAGGTGCTCTCGATGTAACTGGTGGTGGTGGAGGTCCCGAGAGCAGCTCCGGCTATGGTGGCCAGGCTGTCGGCGGACAGGGCACGGTTCAGCCTTGGCAAACGGCCCTTGTCATCCAGGAAACCACCGCGATGGGCCACGGCTATCAGGGTACCCGAAGTGTCAAACAGGTCGACGAACAGGAAGGCAAACACCACCGTCAGCATGCTCACTTCCAGCACGGCCGAGAGGTCCATCTTCATAAAGGTGGGGGCAATCGAAGGTGGCGCCGACACCAGACCATGATACTGCACATCACCGAACAACAACCCCAGACCGGTAATGGCAAGTATGCTCAGGATCACCGCAGACTTCATGCCGCGGTTAACAAAAGCAATGATCAGGAAAAAGCCCAGCACAGCCATGACCGCGGGAAAAGCGGTCACATCGCCCATGGTCACCAGGGTCGCAGGGCTGGCCACCACGATACCGGCGCTCTTGAGGCCGATAAGTGCCAGAAACAGGCCAATACCCGCGGCAATCCCCAGACGCAGCGACATGGGGATGGAATTGACTATCCACTCACGAATACGCACCAGCGACAGGATAAGGAAACAGATACCGGACATGAACACGGCACCAAGGGCCGTTTCCCAGCTGTAGCCCATCTCACCCACCACCGTATAGGTGAAGAAAGCGTTGAGACCCATACCGGGCGCCAGCGCAATGGGATAATTGGCCATCAGGCCCATGACCAGACAGCCCACGGCGGCGGCCAGACAGGTGGCCACGAACACGGCGCCCTGATCCATGCCGGCACCGGCGAGGATCATGGGATTCACGAAAATAATGTAGGCCATGGTCAGGAAGGTGGTGACCCCAGCAATGACTTCCTGCTTAAGCGTGGTGTGGTTTTGTTTGAGTTTGAACAGTTTTTCTAACATGGAACCGGGTTCCTTGGTGTTTTTATGTATTTGGGTAGGGTGGCAGAAAATGGGGCGGGCGCCGATTTCACAAGCAGTTCCACAAGCTGTGTCAAAAACAGCTTTCGCCGGCAATATTCACCAGCGGCCGATTATAGGGATTTTCCCCATGGCAGGCCAGAGTAAATGCACCAGTTGAAATCACAGCAGAGGCAAGGAGTTGCTAAATTTCAGGTAAAAAAAAGCCTGCTCAGAGAGCAGGCAAAGACATGTTTCAAGCGTCCCATATGGGAAAGATAATACCGCGTGAGCGGAAAACACCTCGGTGTGTCAAAGGGGATCAACACACAACTTGAGTCTAAACACACCCAAAATGGGCGAACAAAGGTTGATGGATGATGGAACTGTTTGGGAAGGGGACAGTCCGCCCCTGGATCCTGTTAAAGGTAAGATCAGCCCTTGAAATTCATCGCGAACAAACCACCACGCAGGGTTTCGGCCTTGAACCAGGTGTTTTGCCATACAAATGTGTAGTTGCCTGAATAAGACATGGTCATACTCCAAATTAACAAAGTTGTGATACATCATTGCCCGGTTAAGTGTGGCTCGGTTCCATGGAACTGGGCGTTCTCAAATCCATTGAGACAACTTGTCACTCGATTCCCTGGAGAAGTATCCATCCTGGATAGACGGGGCAGGAAAATCGCTCTCCCCTGCCGACGAAATGCAGTATAGCAAAGTGTAGTTTTATTACAACTATTTTTGTGAAAAATTTCTTTTTGGCGTATTTTGGTAATTTAATTACACATTTTAATTGCGGGATAATTTGCAGCCTGTCACATAACTCCTGTCACAAAAAGCTAACCATCCTTTGCATTTCAGGTGGTTAGCTTGATTTGCGTGATTGTGATCACATTGTAATATAATGACACAAAGTTACCAAAGGCGCTGCCGTGGGCTTACCGTAGAGAGGATCCCCCTCGGTAGCACTGCCGGCAATGTCCAGATGTACATAGGGCAAGGGCTTGCTGGAAGACAAATCATGCTCCGCCAGACCCGAGGCCTTGAGCAAAAACGCCGCCGGGTATTGATGACCACGGGCGGTCACGGACGAAGGTGCATTATTGGAGGACAGCACATCGGCCGCGCCGGACACCTCACGTATTTTGCCAAAGTCTTCCCGCCGCAAGCGCGATACCTCCAGCGCCTCGCCATGCTCTTCGGCAATGGCCGACAATTCCTGATCCACG is part of the Shewanella cyperi genome and encodes:
- a CDS encoding NCS2 family permease, whose amino-acid sequence is MLEKLFKLKQNHTTLKQEVIAGVTTFLTMAYIIFVNPMILAGAGMDQGAVFVATCLAAAVGCLVMGLMANYPIALAPGMGLNAFFTYTVVGEMGYSWETALGAVFMSGICFLILSLVRIREWIVNSIPMSLRLGIAAGIGLFLALIGLKSAGIVVASPATLVTMGDVTAFPAVMAVLGFFLIIAFVNRGMKSAVILSILAITGLGLLFGDVQYHGLVSAPPSIAPTFMKMDLSAVLEVSMLTVVFAFLFVDLFDTSGTLIAVAHRGGFLDDKGRLPRLNRALSADSLATIAGAALGTSTTTSYIESTSGVSAGGRTGLTAVVVGILFLLSLFISPLAGMIPAYATAGTLFYVAILMMSGLVHVEWEDLTETAPVVVVCLLMPLTFSIATGIAFGFISYAAIKLMCGRFRDLNAGILVLAALFLAKFIYG